A genomic stretch from Anomaloglossus baeobatrachus isolate aAnoBae1 chromosome 5 unlocalized genomic scaffold, aAnoBae1.hap1 SUPER_5_unloc_18, whole genome shotgun sequence includes:
- the LOC142258919 gene encoding uncharacterized protein LOC142258919, with protein sequence MRIGSSILIAQQDICLFAVYIPPSESPYYKPDIYEDLRRDVTQFQSKGKVLICGDLNARSDDCTRRSDGQLTSSIFTSDDLDITQDITEMNATIPNTASSLHSKDLSSDSIKQVLPSDLSQTINRNKSHKRGIKNERSALPAKKPFSTSEYEKIHQNIHTGEKKCSSESVRYQRTHMGENPYSCSECGKCFINKSALVAHQKIHTGEKPFFCSECGKSFKQKSNLVTHQRTHTGEKPFSCSECGNCFTRKVLLVIHQRKHTGEKPFSCSECGKHFNQKSNLDTHQKTHTGEKPFSCSECGKYFAYKSCLVIHQRIHTGEKPFSCSECGKCFAQKLDFDTHQRTHTGEKPYSCSECGKCFAHKSYLVKHQRTHMGEKPYSCSVCGKHFNQKSNLDTHQKTHTGEKPFSCSECGKCFARKSHFISHQRTHTGEKPYTCSECGKSFISKSILVNHQKFHTGEKSFSCSECGKCFTHNSYLVIHQRTHTGEKPYLCSECGKYFAHKSYLVKHQRTHTGEKPYSCSECGKCFAHKSYLVIHQSTHMGEKSYSCSECGKHFKQKPHLDMHQKTHTEEHPFSCSECGKCFTYKSSLVTHQRIHTGEKPFSCSECGKCFADQSSFIRHRKLHKGKKPLCSE encoded by the coding sequence atgactgtaccaggagatcagatggacaactgacatcttcaatttttacatcagatgaccttgatatcacacaagatataactgaaatGAATGCAACTATTCCAAATACAGCATCATCCCTTCATAGCAAAGATCTGTCATCTGATTCTATTAAACAAGTATTACCTTCTGATTTATCACAGACTATTAACAgaaataaaagtcacaaaagaggcattaaaaatGAAAGAAGTGCTCTTCcagcaaagaagccattttcaacttcagaatatgaaaaaatccatcaaaatattcacacaggggagaaaaaaTGTTCTTCAGAGTCTGTTCGTTACCAGAGAACTCACATGGGGGAGAAtccatattcatgctcagaatgtgggaaatgtttcataaATAAGTCAGCTCTTGTTGCacaccagaaaattcacacaggggagaagcctttcttttgctcagaatgtggaaaatcttttaaacagaaatcaaatcttgttacacaccagagaactcacacaggtgagaaacctttttcatgttcagaatgtgggaattgttttacACGTAAAGTACttcttgttatacatcaaagaaaacacacaggggagaagcctttttcatgttcagaatgtgggaaacattttaaccAGAAATCAAATCTCGATACacaccagaaaactcacacaggtgagaagcctttttcatgttcagaatgtgggaaatattttgcatATAAATCATgtcttgttatacaccagagaattcacacaggtgagaaacctttttcatgttcagaatgtggaaaatgttttgcacaaAAATTGGATTTTGATACACATCAgcgaactcacacgggggagaagccatattcatgttcagaatgtgggaaatgttttgcacataaatcttatcttgttaaacatcagagaactcatatgggggagaagccatattcatgttcagtatgtgggaaacattttaaccaaaaatcaaatcTTGATACacaccagaaaactcacacaggggagaagcctttttcatgttcagaatgtgggaaatgttttgcacggaaatcacattttatttcacatcagagaactcacacgggggagaagccatatacatgttcagaatgtgggaaaagttttataAGTAAATCAATTCTTGTTAACCACCAGAAatttcacacaggggaaaaatctttttcatgttcagaatgtggaaaatgtttcacACATAACTcttatcttgttatacatcagagaactcacactggggagaagccatatttatgttctgaatgtgggaaatattttgcacATAAATCttatcttgttaaacatcaaagaactcatacgggggagaagccatattcatgttcagagtgtgggaaatgttttgcacataaatcttatcttgttatacatcagagcacTCACATGggagagaagtcatattcatgttcagaatgtgggaaacattttaaacAAAAACCACATCTTGATATgcaccagaaaactcacacagaggagcaccctttttcatgttcagaatgtgggaaatgttttacatataaatcaagtcttgttacacaccaaagaattcacacaggggagaaacctttttcatgttcagaatgtggaaaatgttttgcagatcaatcAAGTTTTATTAGACACCGAAAACTTCATAAAGGGAAGAAACCCTTATGTTCAGAATGA